One window of Pseudocalidococcus azoricus BACA0444 genomic DNA carries:
- a CDS encoding potassium-transporting ATPase subunit F, whose amino-acid sequence MLKHSDANLRIKSWPRLNSLNLPDLSPKGRNRFLTIFTLLLLQLLLAEGVYAATQTGLERRNAYAIGGLLVLVVGLGIYLMMVIIEPERF is encoded by the coding sequence ATGTTAAAGCATTCTGATGCAAATTTAAGGATCAAGAGTTGGCCACGACTCAACTCCCTCAATCTGCCTGATCTTTCTCCGAAAGGCCGGAACCGATTTCTGACAATTTTCACTCTATTGTTGCTGCAATTACTGTTAGCCGAGGGAGTTTATGCTGCCACTCAAACAGGATTAGAACGGAGAAATGCCTATGCCATCGGAGGATTATTAGTTCTAGTTGTGGGCCTGGGAATTTATTTAATGATGGTGATTATCGAACCGGAACGTTTTTAA